The sequence GCAGCGAACTCTCTCGGCATTTATTTATATATTATTTTAAAATAAATAAATGTTGTTTTTAGGTTGTAATTTGTTGCGTTAATATAGTATAAATCCACTGTGTTTTGGTGGTGGATTATTAAGGTTTAAATCTATAACTAAAAACGCATACTTCAATGGGCTATTAAATAATAGGCTGTAACTTTTTATTTTCTCTTTAAGGAATTTATCATGAAAAAAATGAATATGGCTGATGCCAATACAATCGTTGGCGGTACTGGTGTTACTTGTAAAGATACTTACGAGTGGTTGACTGGTAGCACCACTTTAACTTGTCAGGCAATCACTACTTGTACTGACAAACACGGTAAAGTGACTAGCCGTACTGTTGCACCTTCTAATGTTGCTAACTGCAAATAAGAAGTCAGTTTAAGTATCTGTTAACTTATCTTGATATTTAACGATACCTTGGCAAGCACAGGGTGAATAACTGTGCTTGCCTGCTTTAATTTGATTAATACGAAATTGATTTTAAGATTCAAGAATTTTCGCATTAACTGAATGTTAAACAATACGTTTTTAAGTGGGCATAAATGTGATTTAACATTTGTTTATGTCTTTACCTGAACCCTGAATGTGAATACACCTTTATGTCTATCAAAAACGAGATGTCGATAAAAAACAGTATATTTAGAAATAAGGGATTTTTTATCGGTTACACACTGTTGGTTATCCTTATTTCTTCACTGATAACAACAGCCTGTTTCCACTATTTCGTGCTTAATCAGGACACACAGGAAACGCTGTTTTCTGTCAGCGACGGTGAAATCGCCAACAGCCCGATCAAAGACGACAAAACAATTATTGAGATCTTCTCTTACGGTTGCCACTACTGCGCCATCAACGAAGAGAATGTCGCTCAGTTAGAAAAGCGCATGCCAGAGGGCAGCCGCTTTATCCGCCTGCATATTAGCAGTGATAGAACCAGCGGATTAGGGCGCTTCGCCCCGATGTTTGCCACATTATCGGTGATGGGCATTGAGTCGCAGCACCGCCAAAGTGCCTACAAAGCGGTACTCGAAGATAACGTCGATTTTAGTGATAACAGCCAACTTGAGAACTGGTTAAAAGCCAATGGCATTGATGTCGCCAAATATCAGCAAGCGAGCCAGTCAGCGGAAGCTAAAGCGCTGATCGCCTATATGACGGCCGTCACGGCGCACTACAAAATTGATGCCACCCCGACCTTTATTGTCGGCAAGAAATGGATCGCGTTACAGGATCGTGAATTCCCTGCGTTCTCCGATCACCTCTTATCACTCCTCGAACACGATAAGGCGCTGGAGAAATAATGAGACTGCTAGCCGTATGGAGTTATTTCGCCTGGAGAAATCAGCTGGATAAGCTGGCATTCAGCGGGCGAGCACTCATTCGCTGGCAGGCCCAACTGGCTATCTGGCTATTACGGTACGGTGATTATCGCTTCTTACTGATGCTCGGCGCTTTGCGCCGGGCTTTCGGTTTGGTGTCACGGCGGCAGAAGAATCTGGCGCGGGTGGCGGCAGCCAATAGCCAATGTTTGTTGGGGGGCAAAAACAGCCCGTCGGCACGGAGTTTTATCCGCACCGCACAACGGCGTCAGGTGCTGGAGTTGGCGGCAACTTATGGGCAGAGTCGGCGCGTTTTAGCACAGTTGGCCGCCTGTACTCAGCAGTTGGACAGTCATGTCAGCGCACTGCACGATGCCGGCTCGGCGGTTGTTTTAGCGCCACTGCACATGGTCTCTGATGTGCTGGCGGGCATGGTCGGTGCAGGGGCTTATCCGGGGCAGGCGACGGTGGTGGTTTCGGCCAGCGCCGAGGTGTATGAGGAGCAGGCGCGGCAAATGGGCGGAGTGAATATCTCTTACTGCTCCATTCATGCTGATAGCCGCGCGATTGCCGGTAACCTGATGGATGCCATTATGGAAGCGGCTGAGCATAAGCGAAATATCATTGTTTTTCCGGATATTACGCCTGATTACACCGTCAATAACCAGATGGCGGAAACGGCCAAAATGTCCTGCCAACTGTTTAACCGACCCGCCAATTTACACAGCGGCATTATTCGCATCGCCAGAGCACTGTCGGCGCAGGTGGTTTTTTATTACCTGTATTACGACAAAGGGATAAAAATTCATATTTACCCTGCACTTAGCGCGCGAGAAGTGAAAAAACAATTACCCGAATTGATTGAAACATCAATGACGCAGCATCCACAAGATTGGCTGTTATGGCACTCGCATTCGTTATTTTTTATTAATGAATAAAGTCACTCATCAAGAATAGTAGACAATGGAAAAGATAATCCCGACACAAGTTTTTCAAAGCGAAACCAATGAATGCGGCTTGGCCTGTATCTCGATGCTGGCCCAGACGCAAGGCATCAACGCGCCCTTGGAAAGCTTGCGGGAGCGCTATCCTGCCTCACAGCATGGCACCTCACTGGCCACGTTGTGCACTATTTTGTCTGAGCTGGCGATCCCGGCTTACCCGGTGGTATTTGAACATCAAGAGCTGTCGGCCATCCCGTTGCCGGCTATCTTGCATTACGGTGCTAACCACTATGTGCTGCTCGCTTACCGTAAAGGTAACTACGTCTGTGTGATGAATCCGGCGATCGGGCAGCAGTTGTTGCCGATGGATGCGCTAAAAGCCGAGATCAGCGGCTATGCGCTGGTGTTGGACCCTGAAACCCCCGCCGATCCTGATGCCGTGAAGAAGATGGAGCACAGCAAGCGGCTCAGCGCGCTCGACTGCATGAGCCTGAAAGAGACCGCGAGTGTGCGTGGCATCTACTGGCTGATGACCTTGGCGTTTTTGATCTCGCTGACGCTTTTTATCATGCCGACCATGGTCAGCAGCGCGATCAATGACGTCTTCTCCTCGGTGGGTGATAAAGATTTCCCCTATTTCTATTTTTTGCTGGCCTTTGTGGTCTCCACCTCACTCGCTTTTTGTGTGCGCTACATCACCGAGCGCTACATCAAGCAATTTGTGGTGCTCAATAGCGTCGCGGGTTTTGCCCGCTTGCTCAGCCATTCGCTTAACTTTTTTGATAAGCGCGCGCCCGGTGACATCTTTAGCCGCTTCTCGAACTGGCAAATGGCCGCCACCCAAAAAATTGAGCTGGATAACGGCCTGCGCACCGACTGGATTATTGGCGCGATTGCGCTGGCGGTGATGTGCTACATGAGTCCGCTACTGGCGATGGTCTCTGCGGTTGGCGTGATGCTGATGGGACTTATCAGTATTTGGGCCATCTACCGCGACCGCTATTACACCCAGCAGTTGCAGGTCAAAGGCGCTGAGCAGAGTGATTTCATTCTTGAGACCATTCAGGGCTTCTCGACCATCAAATCTGCTGGTTTAGCCAGCCAACGCCAAGGGGTGTTTGCCGGGCTGGCGCTGTCACTGTTCAGCGCATTACAGAAGAAAAAAATCTACGATCAGGTCAAAAACAGCCTTTATCAGCTGATCGGCAGCCTCGAAATGGTGTTCTTTATGCTGCTGGCGCTGCCGATGTTGAAGCAGGGAACACTCAGTCTGGGCGAGTTTTTTGCTTACAGCTTTGTACGCGAAATTTTCACCTCGTATATCACCAAGATTTTCTATGCGATCTTGCAGAAAAACCAACTGCATGTGATTGATATTCGTGCTCGCGATCTGTTCCCGGCCGGGCAGCCGACGCCGCCTGAAAACAGCTCGGTGATCCCTCCGGCGATCCCAGCGTTTACCCGCCAGTTGGAGTACCAGAATATCCGTTTTGCCTACGATGCCAGCCAGCCGGTCCTGCGCGATTTGTCGCTGTCACTGACCCGTGGGCAGAGTGTGGCGATCATCGGCGAGTCCGGTGCCGGGAAAAGTACCTTGCTGAAAGTGATGGCCGGTTTGATGCCGCCACAGCAAGGGCAGGTGTTGGTGGATGGCGAGCCGGTTGATTTTCAGCAGGCCCACGCGCTGTTCTTCCTGCAAAGTCAGGAGGACATCCTGTTCAACGCCTCGGTACTGCAAAATATCACCCTGTTTGATGGGCAGTTGGATGCCGAGAAGCGCCAGCGTATTGAGCGCTCCCTGCAAGGGTTGCAACTCACCTCGGTCATCGACAAATTACCGGGCGGCCTCAGTGCGCTGGTGCGTGAAAGTCATGCCGCGCTCTCTTTGGGACAGCGCCAACGGTTATTACTGGCCCGCGCGATGTACAGCGATTGCCCGGTTTTGGTGCTGGATGAACCCACGGCCAATCTGGATGAAGAGACTGCTCATCAGGTGATGCAGACCTTATTGGCCCATTGCCGTGAATACCAGAAAACGCTGATCACCGTGACCCACAGTGAGAGCGTGTTGCCGATGTTTGACCGGGTTTTCCGCTTGAACGACGGCCAACTGGTGCGTTTTTCTCAGTCGGTGACAGCCCATCACCTCACCCCTGCGGCGGTTAACTGATGCGTATCAACATGACGAGCAGGACTCGACGTTTATCACTTCTGCTGCTGATCACCCTACTGTTGGTGATTGGCGGTGGGGTGGCGCTGTGGTTATCGGATAGCCAGCAAGATGCGGCCCCCGTGACTGAAATCATTGGTCGCGGTGATATTGAAAATAATGTCATGGCAACCGGCAGCTTAAAACCCTCATTGCAGGTCAATGTCGGTGCGCAGGTCAACGGGCAGCTAACCAAGCTTTATGTGAAGCAGGGTGACCGCGTGACCCGAGGCCAATTGCTGGCAGAAATCGACCCCACGCTACAGCAGAACGAATTGCGTAAAACCGGGGCTGAATTAGAGAGTGCGCAGGCGCAGAAGCAGGCCGCGCAGGCACTGTTGCGCCAATACTCACTGGAACTTCGCCGCCAGCAGACTTTGATCAAAGAAGGCTCCGGTATGCAGAGCACACTGGAGAAAGCGCAGGCGCAATATGAGAGCCAAGTGGCGCAGGTACGTGTGAATGACGCCTTGATTGTGCAGAGCCAAACGGCGATGGAGACCGCCAAAGCTAATTTGGCCTTTACCCGCATCATGGCACCCATTGATGGTGAAGTGCTGGGCATCGTCACCAAAGAGGGGCAGACCATTGTCTCCTCACAAAGTGCACCGACGATTTTGGTCTTGGCGAATGTCGATACCATGACGGTACACACCCGTATTTCCGAAACTGATATTCTCAAAGTCAGTGTCGGGCAGCCGCTATGGTTCTATGTGGTGGCCAATCCTGAGCGCCGTTACGACAGCCAAATGGATGCCATTCAGGAAGCTTCGGCGGAGAGTTTACGTGAAGATAATGCCGGACAGCAGGCCAACCAGCAGCCCTCCGCCATCTATTACAACGGCATGTTTAACATCGCCAACCGCGAGCGGCTGTTGCGCACCTCAATGACGGCGCAAGTGTTTATTATCACCGCGCAGGCGAAGAATGTGCTGCGGGTACCTTTGTCCGCACTGGGTGAACAGCAGCCGGATCAGCGCTATCGAGTGCAGGTGATCAACGGCAAACAGACCGCGATCCGCTGGGTCTCCCTTGGCCTGCGTAATGGTCAATATGCCGAAGTGAAAGAGGGATTAGCGCAGGGCGATCAGGTGGTGCTAATGGCTGCGCCAGCAGGGGCGGCCAATGAGCCATAACACGACTCATGTTGGCATAGCTGATGTTGACACGGCTGATGCTGAGTCGCGTCCGCTGATCCAGCTTAAGGGCATTTATCGCCACTTTGCATCTGGCGCACAGTCTGTCGCGGTGCTGAAGAACATCTCACTGTCGATTCACAGCGGCGAAATGGTGGCGATCATCGGTGCATCGGGTTCGGGCAAATCGACACTGATGAACATAATCGGCTGTCTGGATAAGCCGACACAGGGCGAGATGTCGATTCATAACATCCCGACAGGTGAAGCCAGCAGTGAACAACTGGCGCAATTAAGAAGCCAGTACATCGGTTTTATTTTTCAGCGCTACCACCTGATGCCCTACTTAACCGCCAGCGAAAACGTGGTTATTCCGGCACTCTACACCGCGATGACCGCCGCCGAGCGCCAAGAACGTGCCGTTTACCTGTTGCGCCGTTTGGGGCTGGGCCAGCACCTGTTGCACAAACCGGCGCAGCTCTCCGGCGGACAACAGCAGCGGGTGAGTATTGCGCGCGCACTGATGAATGGCGCGGGCATTATTCTGGCGGATGAGCCGACGGGGGCGCTGGATCGCGCCAGCGGGCAGGAGTTGATGGGGATTTTGCATGGCCTGCATCAGTCCGGCCACACCATTATTATCGTGACCCACGATCGCAATGTTGCTAATCAGGCCCAGCGCATCATTGAGATCAGTGACGGCGAGATTATCGCCGATCGCCAAAACGATGTGGCCGAGAGTGCCGCCGTTCATGCGGCGTTACCCGCTACCGTGGCCACTGGCCGCCCCCACTGGTGGTTGAGTGTCAGAGAGGCGATCAAAATGGCGTGGCGCTCACTGCTTGGGCACCGCATCCGCGCCTTTTTATCGATGCTGGGCATTATTATCGGCATCTCCTCAGTGGTCTCCTCGATGGCCGTGGGAGAGGGGGCACGCCAAGAGATCCTCAGCGAAATCAGCCAGCTAGGAACGAGCACACTGGATATTCGCCCCGGATTGGGCTGGGACAAACCGCGCCCGGATCTGGAGCGCTCCCTCACGCAGGCGGATGTTGAGTTACTCAGTCAGCAGCCTTACGTCGATAGCTTGTCACCGGTGGTCAGCAAAATGGTGAGCGCAGTACGTGGCGAGAAAAAAGTGATGGTCAATCTGGCGGGCGTCGGCAGCGGCTTCTTTCAGGCGGAGGGGCTGAGTTTTATCAACGGCGCGGGGTTTAACCCCAACCATGTCAGCACCCGTGAGCCGGTGGTGATCCTGCAACCGGAACTCAGTGACACCCTATTTGCGGGCGGGCAGAACCCGATTGGCGAGATTGTGCAACTCGACGGTATTCCGTTACGGGTGGTCGGGGTGGCTAAGCGCGCAGGGATGCAATTCGGTGGATTACTCAGCGCGTGGATGC comes from Yersinia mollaretii ATCC 43969 and encodes:
- a CDS encoding DUF4762 family protein gives rise to the protein MKKMNMADANTIVGGTGVTCKDTYEWLTGSTTLTCQAITTCTDKHGKVTSRTVAPSNVANCK
- a CDS encoding DsbA family protein, translating into MVILISSLITTACFHYFVLNQDTQETLFSVSDGEIANSPIKDDKTIIEIFSYGCHYCAINEENVAQLEKRMPEGSRFIRLHISSDRTSGLGRFAPMFATLSVMGIESQHRQSAYKAVLEDNVDFSDNSQLENWLKANGIDVAKYQQASQSAEAKALIAYMTAVTAHYKIDATPTFIVGKKWIALQDREFPAFSDHLLSLLEHDKALEK
- a CDS encoding peptidase domain-containing ABC transporter codes for the protein MEKIIPTQVFQSETNECGLACISMLAQTQGINAPLESLRERYPASQHGTSLATLCTILSELAIPAYPVVFEHQELSAIPLPAILHYGANHYVLLAYRKGNYVCVMNPAIGQQLLPMDALKAEISGYALVLDPETPADPDAVKKMEHSKRLSALDCMSLKETASVRGIYWLMTLAFLISLTLFIMPTMVSSAINDVFSSVGDKDFPYFYFLLAFVVSTSLAFCVRYITERYIKQFVVLNSVAGFARLLSHSLNFFDKRAPGDIFSRFSNWQMAATQKIELDNGLRTDWIIGAIALAVMCYMSPLLAMVSAVGVMLMGLISIWAIYRDRYYTQQLQVKGAEQSDFILETIQGFSTIKSAGLASQRQGVFAGLALSLFSALQKKKIYDQVKNSLYQLIGSLEMVFFMLLALPMLKQGTLSLGEFFAYSFVREIFTSYITKIFYAILQKNQLHVIDIRARDLFPAGQPTPPENSSVIPPAIPAFTRQLEYQNIRFAYDASQPVLRDLSLSLTRGQSVAIIGESGAGKSTLLKVMAGLMPPQQGQVLVDGEPVDFQQAHALFFLQSQEDILFNASVLQNITLFDGQLDAEKRQRIERSLQGLQLTSVIDKLPGGLSALVRESHAALSLGQRQRLLLARAMYSDCPVLVLDEPTANLDEETAHQVMQTLLAHCREYQKTLITVTHSESVLPMFDRVFRLNDGQLVRFSQSVTAHHLTPAAVN
- a CDS encoding efflux RND transporter periplasmic adaptor subunit, which produces MRINMTSRTRRLSLLLLITLLLVIGGGVALWLSDSQQDAAPVTEIIGRGDIENNVMATGSLKPSLQVNVGAQVNGQLTKLYVKQGDRVTRGQLLAEIDPTLQQNELRKTGAELESAQAQKQAAQALLRQYSLELRRQQTLIKEGSGMQSTLEKAQAQYESQVAQVRVNDALIVQSQTAMETAKANLAFTRIMAPIDGEVLGIVTKEGQTIVSSQSAPTILVLANVDTMTVHTRISETDILKVSVGQPLWFYVVANPERRYDSQMDAIQEASAESLREDNAGQQANQQPSAIYYNGMFNIANRERLLRTSMTAQVFIITAQAKNVLRVPLSALGEQQPDQRYRVQVINGKQTAIRWVSLGLRNGQYAEVKEGLAQGDQVVLMAAPAGAANEP
- a CDS encoding ABC transporter permease, yielding MSHNTTHVGIADVDTADAESRPLIQLKGIYRHFASGAQSVAVLKNISLSIHSGEMVAIIGASGSGKSTLMNIIGCLDKPTQGEMSIHNIPTGEASSEQLAQLRSQYIGFIFQRYHLMPYLTASENVVIPALYTAMTAAERQERAVYLLRRLGLGQHLLHKPAQLSGGQQQRVSIARALMNGAGIILADEPTGALDRASGQELMGILHGLHQSGHTIIIVTHDRNVANQAQRIIEISDGEIIADRQNDVAESAAVHAALPATVATGRPHWWLSVREAIKMAWRSLLGHRIRAFLSMLGIIIGISSVVSSMAVGEGARQEILSEISQLGTSTLDIRPGLGWDKPRPDLERSLTQADVELLSQQPYVDSLSPVVSKMVSAVRGEKKVMVNLAGVGSGFFQAEGLSFINGAGFNPNHVSTREPVVILQPELSDTLFAGGQNPIGEIVQLDGIPLRVVGVAKRAGMQFGGLLSAWMPYTSLTERISGDIPLESITLRVRDGYELNAAQRQVEVLLDQAHRQRDFFILSNDEMSKAIQKTSDSMTLLITAIAAISLLVGGVGVMNIMLVSVTERTHEIGIRLSVGARQSDIMLQFLIEAVVICTLGGLIGIAGSALAGVVFSWVTQTFTMIFTWQPLALACGFSALIGLGFGFFPARNAARLHPTEALARE